The Medicago truncatula cultivar Jemalong A17 chromosome 7, MtrunA17r5.0-ANR, whole genome shotgun sequence genome includes the window aaggaattatattatctttttatcacttatatatttaactttaatatcgtttaattatcacaacctcacaaatatttttattcatgctgtcactgaatgacaccaaatatttttattccctttcttcaacctcacaaatatacacacacaaaacACACTATGTccgtgtgtctgttttttttactctaatgcgtataattgttttagtgttgcgtaatgagtataattattatttttataaaattttgattttaattaaaactacaagtatagatgcctaaaaaaattatacttttatattttttacacatttatattgtaacaaactatgcatatctttttcttattaaaaaaattaaacatatctttttcaatgacaccaacaatgtaacaaatataatatcatataatataaattcttatctttttaaatgacatcaaaaatatggtattcttataacaaaattcgttatacagtataattggaaaagaaaaaacaaactattatCTAGCTACGCTTAGTTGATataaacaatgcataaatatatacaaggttgcgggttcgaaccccggacactactaaaaaaaaaatcaaagttttgtataatattttgtcaaacaacttttaacttaagaactacaaaaaaataaagaaatcaaacagttttaactttttccttaaaggactttattttaactttatattttaaagtagtttttagaccgaaaaaagtTTGATCTGAACTATATCCAAATATGAGGAGAAACACACTTCCCAATTCAACTCCATCAAGAGTGCATATAATTTGCAAAACTcctttttcatctttaaatatttatttatctgcTCTCTCACAAACATCAATATATGTGACCAATCTCAATGAAATTCAGCTttttttgatgatgattttacgagttttcatgttttttcttcaattttttttgttgctttccTTTATGTTCAGAAACTGTTATTCGATTCTCTTCtatttcatgttttttctttgacTTTAGAGGTATAACGTAAACTCAGTTTATAAAAACTCGGTTTACATAGGCTCATATTTTTCTTCGATTTTAGAGATTTATGTGAATTGAGTTATATACGGTATAGTGtatgtaaactcaatttacgGTAGTATATGAGTTTACGTACCTGTAcgtaaactcaatttaaataCACCACCGTAAACTCCGTTTGTCGGATAACACAATagatcatatattttattttaagattattttaatcattttggagtgtaaactttttttaggtatgactaaaaaatatttgagtttatctattaGCATGAATTTTCTCCCATATCAATATCAAAGCTCCTTTTCAACATTTTCCTTTGCTGTGTCCCATTTTGGATATtattaagtatttttttgaaaaaaataccaGTGATTAGATATCAGCTATTAGTGACCATAACCATGTATTGTTTTTTACTTTAAGTATTTAAaagtatataaattaattaacttctaaaaaatatttctaaaaaaataattttggaaaaaaattaaaaactaattcAGATTTATtactatttaaattaattaatttctcaaAGATAGGTATTTAAATAGAAAAGTTACATTCTCAATAAACagtcaaaaaataattcaaatttccATAAAAactaattgtaaataaattggtcaaaaaacatattataaaaatttttTCAAGTAGcatttaaataaatcaatttctagaaaaaattatttaaatgaataattaaataaaaaagcttattttgcttaaaatagttaaataattaacatattaaaaaaattagctttgtaaaaataaacattataaaaatagctacaattttttattgaatttttttaattaaaattgaaattatcataattaaaatatgaaatctaATTTAAAAGTATAAGGGAAATCACATGTTTTGTGTTGTTACAATGTTTGTTAGACTCATATTGTCATATTAGCCTTAATCTAATGTAGATTCAATAGGTGATTTTGGTGTCATCAATGTTACAAATTAGGAGACATAATATTATGGaaacttgaatatagtcatatttttttgcattatttactttttttttattttttatattaacgcggatgttgtgagttttttCGCATATtcttcctttttattattagtgAATTCGTATTGCATCGATAttctctatcaatttgaattaatatcatttatttttggtcaatttttttgctatttcaaaaaattaatttaaaactttattttatattaaaatagatgaaTATTCTCTATAAATttgaattaatataatttatttttcacttttacTGGTTCAATTTGGAACAGTTCAGTAACTAAAATTCGATTtcgtttagtttttttttatattttttttcagcaGTACCAATAATAATTGTTCGGTTCAGTTCGGTTTGAAATAGTTTGGTTCAGTTCGAAATGCAAACAATTTAGTTTGgttaagttattttaaatttaaaaaacaattcagTTTGGTTCGGTTTAGTTTTCATTTCGAACTgaaccatgcccacccctaCCAATATGTACCTCGTAAACTGGTGTGAGCCATTTAGttgtttgtaaaacaaaaatGTATGGATCATCAATTATACAAACTCCTATGCCAACTTTGATAGTATGTTGAAAGAAAGACACATCAATATTACACTGAAATCTTCCAGCAGTTGGTTTAGTCTATTTCAAAACACCTTACTGTCGTGGTTGTACAGAAGGTGTGTTGTGAGCACTTTGCCAATCATATAACATTGATTTTGCTCAATTAACCACATAAGTTTGAGGCTTAACTACCTCATTCTACACTTTGTTAAATTTGAAGAGGATATTTGCAAGGTCGATGGGAatgttaattttgaaaagaaaaaaaatcagttttttttaataaaaaaatattaaattactcCCTTTGACGTGACATGACTTTTTTGATCATGTGGCAGTGCCACGTGGACAGTTAACAATCACGTCAACATGttggatgaaaaaaattaaCCGAATGAGCTATTTGAGAGACTTTTGACAATTTCGGTTATCTTCTTAAAGTTTTTGCAAAATTCTgggatatttttttatgaaaggttACGTCTTCAAAAGGTAATCGATTGTTTACTCAGTTTTCATTTGAAAGGTTTTAACGAGACATAGAATGTTGTATACATTGTGTGTTGCCTTGGACACCGGTCTAGTCCCGTTACTTGTATgtatatttccttttctttataagtttttttagagTACGGAATTGATAGGTGAAAGTTATAGGATGCAACATAGTTGGGACTTCGAATATcacaattatcatttttttagacTTCATCGTTATCACTTGATGCTTTCCTATATTGCTTGGTCATTTTCgatttcccccctgtaaaatttttattttgattcacccccttgtaaaatatttttgttttgattgacCTCCCTtgtaggccaaacaaaaacgaaaattttttgacaaaaaaaaaaaattggtttttgtttggcctattaagggggtaaatcaaaacaaaaatattttataggggagtgaatcaaaataaaatttttacagggGTGTAAACCAgaaatgatctatattacagggggtaaagacctattaaccctataatttatttttaagatactTGTACAAATATAGTCAGGCCACGAGATTAATCtatatgaattttaaataaatgctttcaaattatatatattgttaacaTAACGCACACGCAGCCGATGCTTTCAAATTAAAAGTGtatattttttgagaggaaATTAAACGCGTATTTATATCTTCTTTTACATCCAACTCTTCTAAAATCACCAACTCATTTTAAACGTACATGCATAACAAATTAATGATGCATGAAAATATCAAGAACTCGACACTACTATTAAAAGTGGTCCTGAAAAAACAGCTTCTATTTTCGAcctttttatattcataataatTTGCTGTAATATTACTACAAGTTTAACTACCTCAGCATAATTCTAGCAATTCAATTATTGGATACCAAAATTGGTAAAAAAGGAACACTTGATCCACACTCCTAACCCTGGGGACATGTGCTAATATTGGCTATAATGCAACTCTACATAATTATGCAGAACGTGTCTCTGAAAATTGATTCAATGATTTGTTTTTGGATAGGAATGCTTCACCCTTTTTCAACCAGTTCGCATATTGCTTTTGTTCTCTTGTGTGCAAGTAGTGGAGAAGGAAATTGGTCAAGCTTCCTCCTATTCCCTTGTCTATCAGGTATTCCTTGAATGCTTTTTGCAAGTTATTATTCAATTCACTACACATGATATAGAGAAGACACTGAGTAAGATTATAATAGTAAAATGACTCAAAACAGTTTATGAATGATTTGactaaaattcaaaatgatgGTATTGTTAAAACCAGCTTATGCGGATAAGTCATAAAGGTAACAAGAAAAGACAAAGTTTCGCGGATAAGTCATAAAGGTAACAAGAAACGACAAAGTTTCTGATCTAGCACGTTCAACATactaaataatatgaaaaacaaGTGCTTAAATTCTTACAGGCTTAGTTTTATATAATCGGTTCAGAAAATTGACGACCAGTAACAGTAAAAAAGACTTTAAAATGCTGAAATGTTAGTCTTATTTAAATCCAATTTGAGAAAGAAACAGTAACAGTTGAATGCATTGCTTAGTTGCTTCAAATTTACCGGCAAGAACTAGAGTCAAGGTGAGTAATCCTCTGAAAATGCATTTCTAATAGCTACACCTATAGGAATATTGCTTGCAGCATGCCGTCTAATAGCCACATAAATTGGCATGTGAATATTCAAGGTACATAAAGGTTATTAGATGCCTAGATGGATAGTCAGGCATAGCGGTTTAGGTTATGAAGCAAAGTCATATAAAAGAATTTAGCGAGAGGGACTAGGAGATCAAGCCATAAAGGTAATTAAGATGATTATATGAAAGTAACACCTGCAGCATAAATGAACTAGAAAAGTGTTACATTTCGATACAACGTGCAGATATAGGGTGAATGGGTGAGGTTACAATAATCAAATGGATATGCAGGAAAAAAATACAGGGTAATACAGCTGTCATCTATAACACATGTTGAAATTCTAGATTAAGTTTTTTAAGGAGTAAAATGAATAATTCgtataacaaaattatattaatgttTATGTGAGTGATATATTGGTTGTATTTCAAAAGACGGAGTACTAACCTTTTTTATACTAATATATAATCCTAagtaaataaagaaacaaaacatgatatttaagaaaatatggAAACCAATCCTAAGAGATAGGTTAAGCTAATCTAAATTGCGCTATAACAGTGTAACATAGCAGAGCGGCCCCTGGCGGCTACATAACATGCAGTAGTGGAGCCGTTTAGTGTAGCGGCCAAAAGAGTGGATGTCGCGGCCACTATGCCTCGGGGtgatttcaaaagttataaaaaaggCCCTTAAAATTAACAGATTACGAATTGTGTGGGTATTTTAGGAAATTTGCAACTAAAacaccaaaatagcattttgagCTTCTTCTCTCACTCTGTCTCACTCCGGCTGTTATTTTTCACTGTCTCACTGGTCAGAGGCACAACTAGTTgttgagttttttatttatatagtataaattatataaactgtataaaaattcaaaatagagGCCACACTTCTATCTCGTGGTAGCGTATTCGGGGTCTGCCATTGAGCTCTGTCATCCGGGATTTATAACACTGCTTTAAATCACTCAAAGACAcaatcaatatatttttcatatattccAACAACACCAAGTCTTTATTTGCTAACTAAAGAATATCAGCCAGCGCCAAATGTATCAGAAACATTGTAAACTCAATGCAGACCCACTTACTCCTAACCTGGAAGACCATATGTTCGAACATGTATTTTAAGGCTTCCAACAAGCCATTGCCTTTACAAATGTAAATGAAGTATGGGCAACACTTGCAGATTATAATTATTAAGTCCTCAATGGTgcagaataaaaaatataaagtatcATAAATTCCCCTTTCAATAGTGGATATCATCAATAGCCAAATGATTACTTTCTCACTGATTTACTCAGAACAGAGAGCCTACCTGAGGGATATAGAAGGAATAATAACACATACAATGTTGTCAAAGCTAACTTTTTGTAAAACATACGTGGGATCAGTTAAGCAGACAGGGAAAAAAACTCCTATCTCGTTGTCACCTCTCTCTCTTTCCCCAAAAAACAAGAGATTATTGAGTAAACAAACTATCATTTTTGACTCCAACCTTAAGACCTAGTTTCACAGTAGTCCTACACTAAAGAACCATGAAAAACATCAACATGTCCTTTTGTTAATTACGTTCGTCCCTACTGTTTAGATGTCTCCGTTAGTGGTAATGAGCATGCATACCTAGCCTGTTAAAAGATTTGTGGTGTCTAACTAGGACGTTTTCATCAAAGTTCCTCCTGAAGCTAGTTATTCTTGTCCCGAAATCCTTAAAATACTAATTCCAAAATTTTGATACTCGTACCCTTCATGTATTGTTCCCAAATTTACCCCACCTTTTAGATCAATCAAATAGGACAGCCTCCAATAATTTACATTTTATGCACGTTTTGTGATGCATCCTAGTATATTTTTAAGTGCATTCTTTTGCTTCTTATGATATTGACCAGGCAACGATGAAGAATAGATGGAATGGAAGACCAAGTTTGAAGAAAAGATTGTAATTTTCAAACAAAGATAATCAAGTTGAAAAGAGAGATGTATGTCATAAATTGGTGAAGAATGATGCTGTAGTTTTGCTTGACTTGAAAATGTTTTATGCTAGGTATAACTTGGGGTCTGATCCAAAATCACACTACCAGGAAAATGTTGATTAAACCCTCACTGATCATGTAAAATCAAGGCTGAGGACCTTGAGGTAGAGCTGGAAGATAAAAAGGTGACTCTTCTGACTGTGTCTATCTGAGCGTAAAATGGTGAGAAATTGAGAAATGGCGGTTTTTTCAATGTTGATTTCTTGCTGTTACTGAATGTTTAGGATAAAGGATCATCTAATCTTCTTTACTGTATGAAACTAGTAATTGCTATTGAGAGCTTCTTTGTTGGATATACAGAGATTGGCAGTCTTTGCTCActttaaatgtatattttttaggCAATTTCTTTAGCAGGGTATCTTACCCTATACTCTTGCACTTCTTTCTATcctctaatatattttagtaaaatGTCATTTTAATCCCTTAAGTATCAATCTTTCAAGTCTCTCCTACTTGGCCCCTTGTGTTCGCGAGTTGGTTTTTGGAAGACTAAgtctatattttgatactcatgTATCATGGTAACccttacattttttaaaatatcaaatacataTCAAACTATAGACTTAGCCTCCAAAAACGAACTCGCAAACACACCTTAGTATGCGAAACCTTAACAGTCCCTATAGAATTTCCCAGTCCAAGTgcagtcaatttagtccctatcTCCCATACACATTTGTTATGTAATCCCTAAAGCTTAAACAATACAGCTATTTACTCCCTTAACGTTCAAATCACATGAATAGAGACTAATGTGAAGGAGGACAATTACAAGCTCTGTAGCACTGACACTTCTAATAATCGAAGGGCTGTCTAGTGACAaatgtgattacattgaattatatcattttctcaaattggCGTCCGTATATGTGGTGGAGATTAAAAGGTTCGAAACCAAAGACTATGATAAGTTGATAAAGCAGATGAATAAGACTGTCTACAGAAATTTACCTGAATAAGGGCCCTCTGTAAATGGAAGAGCTAAGAGATGTAGGCGATCCAAGATAACAAGCATTGTTGATATCAAATTCAGAGCTTTCATCATTCTTCTGATAAACTTTACAGTCAAATTGCAAGATGGAGGACAAGGTTGGCTTTTTAATACACACTTTCATGAAAACATCCCTTACAAAAATAAGATCTTTTTCATAATTTGGAGGACCCAATATAGCTGAAAGCGCAATTTCCTCACCCGAATTgcattttcttctcaaaatcACATCTTTTGAATTTGGTGAATCTGAATCGACCACAAATTCACCTAAAGAACCAGTTTGAGCTTTCTGCATCCGTGAAAATTGGGAATGAAAATGTGAATAAATGGAATTTGATTATTGAATTTATGTGAATGAATTGATGGATTTAGAGTTGGAAATAACCTGAAAGTGATTAGAAGAAAGTTCAAAATTGATTTCGGATTTGAGGAGTTTGAGAAGTTCCAAATCTTGAAGTGCTTTCAAACCTTTTCTCACTGCTCTCGCCCTCGCCATGCTCCCGAGCGAGCGTAGTCAATTATTTAAGTGAGTTAGTGTAAGGTTCtcccttgattttttttaaagcattTGCTCCCTTgactatttaattgatatcgttttggtcctttaactataaaaaaaaaaaagattgtttgagtattttaaattttttttagtcttgtgttggtcccttctgttaggttttcgttaggatttttaaaaaaagttaactcctggacacgtgtcacgttgtcattggctctgagttttttttctttttacaaaaaaaaataatcccaaagccaatgataaagtgacacgtgtcccagagttaacacgtgttaccttgtcattggttctgtgaattttttacaaaaaaataaaatatatatatttaaattttttttataatttaaaaaataaaataaaatctcagagccaatgacaaggtgacacatgtcagcttgtcattggttctgtgaattttttacaaaaaaaataaaatatatatatttaattttttttataaaaaaaaatatatttttttgtaaaaaaagaaaatctcatagccaatgacaaggtgacacgtgtccacacttgacgttttttattaaaactaacgaaaacCTAACAGaatggaccaaaacgagactaaaaaaatatttaaaatcttcaaacaatcatttttttagttaagagaccaaagcgatatcaattaaatagttaaaggaccaaaaaagcatttaagcctttttttaaatgtctgaatgataaaaaaaaatcaaataattgtttttgagggaatttattttaaatattttaatatttatttaatgatattaatgaaCTAATAGAAGGATATAAATTACTACTCTAATTCTATCATACTATGAATATATAAAATGCTAACATATATCAAAGTAAAGAAATGAAGAGAGAACCTCAAAATGGTGCATCTTTACATGAACCACCAAAGtatgatatttatattattaaatttaccACTATCGCATGTATAATACGATTTACTTTACTACATTTAGTTAGATaatttacattattattataatttgacattatagatatatatttcaacataaaTTGTATGACAAgtaattctaaaataatttagGTTTTTCTAATTTATCATAACACTAAATTATATATCAGTCTCAGATAAAttaatcattcaataaatttaaaaaagtaatattttattataataaagatATGAAAGAATAACCAACAACAAATTAATGTAAATGATTAGAGATTTGGACCCCTAAATATGTGGTTAGAAGTTCAGTTCCTAATTAATAtgtatgaataaaaaatatagtttagaGGGGAAAAAACtcatataaaaagagaaaatataatttaagatCTTTAAAAAGATTTATAAAATCTTTGTGAACCTAACTTAATTGATAAAACgctgaataatatatatatggtgTGAGTTTCAACTTCAATaacttaatttatttacattaaaagataattttttaccACCAcgttacttttaaaaaaaaatcattcacttTGACAAGCCGAATACATATTTTGtgatgttttcattttttgaaaggaatttGTGAAATAGTGATGTTCTCtctcttgtttttgtgatttctctAAATAAGTGGGTGTTTCAAGTTCGAACTTCGACctttacatataataatgcattgtcttaacaactgagctatgctcacgggacggGACGTGGtttctctaaatttaatttaggtcattataaagaataaaataaatgaaactaaaaaaaaaaaaacagaggcCTTTGGATTATATCTTTTGATCTCCACCCTTGGATGTAATAATTTACTCGAAAACAACAGCACCGCCACCAACACAAGGAACTGAGAAAGAAAACTCTTGTTCTCTCACTTGTATCTCTCCAAGCTTCCACTCCTTTCGCAAAAGACTACTAAAACGCCGTCGTAGAGGACCCAACACTGCCGCGTCCACCTCACCGTCGCTTTCTCCATCTCTTCCCTCCTGGTTAGTTCTCTTCGTCACCCTTCTTTTCGCTATCTTGTAAGTTGAATCCGAatgtttttctttcaatctatgaaattaaattgatttgtaTTTTAGATACTGGATAGTTGTATTAGTGCTTTATATATATCATCAATTCTTCTATGCTTCTACATCAAATTTCAATCCCCTCTTTCGCataaaccctattttttttagacTTTAATTGTAACTGTATATTTATAATTAGCATCTTCACTTTCATAGTAGACTGTTCAATTTATTGGTTGTTTGTGGTTAAAACTCTCTGTTGTTTGCTGATATTCCAATTTAAGGAATTTGCGTGTTAGGAATCAGACCTCTGTGGTCTTTTAGGTTCGAAATTATTCCTGGTCCTTTGTCCTTGATCCGTTCCTTTGAATTCTACGATGTAAATCCAAGTATGAGTTTGGTGTTGGAA containing:
- the LOC11422213 gene encoding uncharacterized protein At2g39795, mitochondrial, whose protein sequence is MARARAVRKGLKALQDLELLKLLKSEINFELSSNHFQKAQTGSLGEFVVDSDSPNSKDVILRRKCNSGEEIALSAILGPPNYEKDLIFVRDVFMKVCIKKPTLSSILQFDCKVYQKNDESSEFDINNACYLGSPTSLSSSIYRGPLFSELNNNLQKAFKEYLIDKGIGGSLTNFLLHYLHTREQKQYANWLKKGEAFLSKNKSLNQFSETRSA